A genomic window from Fusarium oxysporum Fo47 chromosome VIII, complete sequence includes:
- a CDS encoding p115 like vesicle tethering protein gives MFSIASAPAKQSVGETIDVLSGRLSSATLLEDRRAAILGLRSFAKDYPASVASGALRSLIGSLSKDGEDVDTVKVVLETLLMLFNPNEDSPEASEEIALWLADEFTQRQENITLLLDFLETNDFYSRLYSLQLLAAILSARTERTEECIFTAPLGIPRLVSVLDDQRDAIRNEAIILLTYLTPTSIEIQKLVAFENAFERLFAIIEADGALVEGGRTVEDCLILLANLLRSNSSNQALFRESGCMNRLADLLGRVLKPQTDGSEIASWAAAQRNRNVYAFLAVIRLFVVRGSAGTSLNQTAIWKHGLAYHILQLAFSHEAQTQIKAEALITCGDVIRQNAPLQETFAQMMVLSPLAKTGTADGQASQGEKVFVIDGLLDLTLCLQDLQEFDVRFAAAECLQAYFAHHPAVRLHFLGRAIEGHQSGANESSNVLTVLLQPSVESSDPYRQWFAAVITFHLLHENSKAKSEAMGLTEGDSEDGEEVVTAIQTLSAHVTSGLRRGDDTRVLVGYLMLLLGWLFEDLDAVNDFLAEGSNVQSLIQAVSQPPAIGGGEIVQGLCTMLLGVAYEFSTKDSPIPRATLLSILTARIDRDVYLDRLSKLRSHPFIRDFEVLPQKLDASSPGRLPDVFFDREFVEFFKDNYSRIARAIDREPGMEISVVTNGVQKGVSRELVDSLRSQVEEKQNAVNEIQEKLAVLQGQLGQEQADHRRSKETAALEMQRVKTVNEGLQKHHSEELRKLQGQLASKENDQRKQVAQLQSQYSIKENEYQKQIAQLRSQQTAQESDHQKQLEQVRKAAEAEAEKIRRRTDAEVADLKANISRLEVVLMKVQATENKLQESNEARETTQSELDDLLMVFGDLEEKARLVELGETVSDGEDDDDEEDDDDDDDED, from the exons ATGTTCTCTATTGCCAGCGCCCCGGCGAAACAATCGGTTGGTGAGACCATCGACGTTCTAAGCGGTCGCCTCAGTTCAGCAACCTTGTTAGAAGACCGAAGAGCTGCAATTCTGGGTCTTCGTAGCTTTGCCAAAGATTATCCAGCTTCTGTAGCTTCGGGTGCCCTACGAAGTCTAATAGGGAGTCTAAGCAAAGACGGTGAAGATGTCGACACCGTCAAAGTGGTACTCGAGACGTTGTTAATGCTCTTCAACCCTAATGAAGATAGTCCCGAAGCTTCGGAGGAGATCGCCCTATGGTTGGCTGACGAGTTCACTCAACGCCAAGAGAACATTACGTTACTGCTCGATTTCCTCGAAACAAACGATTTCTATTCCCGTCTATATTCTTTGCAATTACTAGCCGCCATACTTTCCGCACGTACAGAACGCACTGAGGAATGTATCTTTACTGCTCCCCTCGGTATACCACGGCTGGTTTCCGTCCTCGATGACCAACGCGACGCTATACGCAACGAAGCTATCATTCTCCTGACCTACCTCACACCAACATCGATCGAAATACAGAAGCTGGTGGCTTTTGAGAATGCTTTTGAGAGATTGTTTGCCATCATCGAAGCCGACGGAGCCCTCGTAGAAGGAGGTCGCACCGTTGAGGACTGCCTGATCCTTCTGGCCAACCTCCTCCGATCAAACAGCTCAAACCAGGCACTGTTCCGGGAGTCGGGCTGCATGAACCGTTTGGCGGATTTGTTAGGTCGAGTTCTGAAACCTCAAACTGATGGGTCTGAGATCGCTTCATGGGCAGCAGCGCAACGAAACCGAAATGTTTATGCTTTCCTCGCTGTCATTCGTCTATTTGTTGTCAGGGGCTCCGCGGGTACTTCGTTGAATCAAACAGCTATATGGAAACATGGCCTTGCCTACCACATTCTACAACTGGCCTTCAGCCATGAAGCGCAAACACaaatcaaggctgag GCTCTGATCACTTGTGGTGACGTGATTCGGCAAAACGCACCGCTTCAGGAGACATTTGCTCAGATGATGGTTTTGTCTCCTCTGGCAAAGACTGGCACGGCCGATGGACAGGCCAGCCAAGGCGAAAAGGTATTCGTTATCGACGGCTTATTAGACCTGACATTGTGTCTGCAGGACCTTCAAGAATTCGATGTCCGTTTTGCGGCGGCTGAGTGCTTGCAAGCTTATTTTGCACATCATCCAGCTGTCAGACTGCATTTTCTTGGCCGGGCCATTGAAGGACATCAATCTGGGGCCAACGAGTCTTCCAACGTTTTGACAGTTCTTCTGCAGCCTTCAGTTGAGTCCTCGGATCCATACAGGCAATGGTTCGCTGCTGTGATCACTTTCCATCTCTTGCATGAAAACTCAAAAGCCAAGTCAGAAGCCATGGGCTTGACCGAAGGTGATTCGGAAGACGGGGAAGAGGTTGTGACAGCCATTCAAACTCTTTCAGCTCACGTTACGTCAGGCCTTCGTCGAGGCGACGATACGCGGGTTTTGGTCGGTTATCTTATGCTACTCTTGGGCTGGCTTTTCGAGGATCTCGATGCGGTGAACGACTTTCTCGCCGAGGGAAGCAACGTTCAAAGCCTAATTCAAGCTGTTTCACAGCCTCCAGCCATAGGCGGGGGCGAGATCGTCCAAGGACTGTGCACAATGTTGCTTGGTGTTGCTTACGAATTCTCAACAAAAGACTCACCAATCCCAAGAGCAACATTACTCTCTATCTTGACGGCTCGCATAGATCGAGATGTATACCTAGACCGCCTATCAAAACTTCGCAGCCACCCTTTTATTCGTGATTTCGAAGTCTTGCCTCAAAAGCTAGATGCTTCGTCTCCAGGGCGACTCCCTGATGTCTTCTTCGACAGGGAATTTGTTGAGTTCTTCAAGGACAACTATAGCCGAATAGCACGTGCTATTGACAGAGAGCCTGGCATGGAAATCTCTGTTGTAACCAACGGTGTTCAGAAAGGTGTCTCGAGGGAACTTGTAGACTCTCTCAGGAGCCAGGTCGAGGAAAAGCAGAATGCTGTGAACGAGATCCAGGAAAAGCTAGCAGTACTTCAGGGGCAGCTAGGCCAGGAACAGGCGGATCATCGCAGATCAAAGGAAACCGCTGCTCTAGAAATGCAACGGGTCAAAACTGTGAATGAAGGGTTACAAAAGCATCATAGCGAAGAGCTGCG GAAGCTTCAGGGTCAGTTGGCGTCCAAGGAGAATGATCAGCGTAAGCAGGTTGCTCAATTACAATCTCAATATTCGATCAAGGAGAACGAGTATCAAAAGCAAATTGCTCAGCTGCGTTCACAACAAACAGCACAAGAAAGCGATCATCAGAAGCAACTCGAACAAGTCCGGAAAGCGGCCGAGGCCGAAGCAGAAAAGATTAGACGGAGGACGGATGCTGAAGTGGCAGATCTCAAAGCGAATATCAGTCGTCTCGAGGTTGTTCTGATGAAGGTGC AGGCGACTGAGAATAAGCTGCAAGAGTCAAATGAGGCTAGGGAGACCACTCAGTCCGAACTTGATGACCTCTTGATGGTATTTGGCGATTTGGAGGAAAAG GCTCGTCTCGTTGAGCTCGGAGAAACCGTATCAGAcggcgaagacgatgatgatgaggaagacgatgacgacgacgacgatgaagac
- a CDS encoding S-adenosyl-L-methionine-dependent methyltransferase, whose product MSTHESISDEGEWLDLESDEESIPITSFFSAQTFPTVAAMLEDSSKNHGFSFAGYVQKLQLDFHGAVKLVNFVRDNVKNGTPLPKEISAKDLEGEKYLQPVLENDALIFSLDEVLENITNDQATGYNDGNLKARNRELEEELEKLRDQFASYRLTVQQTLDKRWGDDTETAATEKKDDSAYYFESYAAHEIHETMLKDTVRTDAYRDFIYNNKHIFKDKVVLDIGCGTGILSMFAAKAGAKQVIAVDKSDIIVKARENIFHNGLSDVITTLKGAIEDVKLPVDQVDIIVSEWMGYCLLYEAMLPSVLYARDRYLKPDGILAPSSATIWIAPIADPEYVSDHISFWRDVYGFDMKTMQEGIYEEARVEAMPQSSVCGEPYPFKVLDLHTVKTEDLQFSATWSSKLTRDVENVDGFLIWFDNFFTTSRSDPVPPAETTPETWDKKDHGGVAFTTGPSGTVTHWKQGLLLAPPEAKSSAKSPQSLSGDIVFAAADDNARALVLRASWTDSEGGSRKHSWQLK is encoded by the exons ATGTCTACTCACGAATCTATCTCTGATGAGGGCGAATGGCTCGACCTGGAGTCGGATGAGGAGTCAATCCCCATTACATCCTTCTTCAGCGCCCAAACTTTCCCTACTGTTGCCGCTATGCTCGAGGATAGCAGCAAGAACCATGGTTTCAGCTTTGCCGGCTATGTCCAAAAGCTTCAGCTTGACTTTCACGGTGCTGTCAAGCTCGTCAACTTTGTTCGTGATAATGTAAAGAATGGCACACCATTGCCCAAGGAGATCTCTGCCAAAGACCTCGAAGGCGAGAAGTACCTTCAGCCTGTTCTGGAGAACGATGCTCTCATCTTTTCTCTGGACGAAGTATTGGAGAACATTACCAACGACCAAGCAACTGGATACAACGATGGAAATCTCAAAGCCCGTAACAGGGAactggaggaggagctcgagaagctcagaGATCAATTTGCCAGCTACCGCTTGACGGTTCAGCAGACACTTGATAAGCGATGGGGCGATGATACCGAGACGGCTGCaacggagaagaaggatgacTCTGCCTACTACTTTGAGTCTTACGCTGCCCATG AAATTCACGAGACCATGCTGAAAGATACCGTACGAACTGATGCGTATCGTGACTTCATCTACAACAATAAGCACAtcttcaaggacaaggtCGTTCTCGATATCGGATGTGGCACGG GTATTTTGAGCATGTTTGCTGCAAAGGCTGGCGCTAAGCAAGTCATTGCTGTTGACAAGTCAGACATCATTGTCAAGGCTAGGGAGAACATTTTCCACAACGGTCTGTCCGACGTTATCACAACTCTCAAGGGCGCCATCGAGGATGTCAAGCTGCCTGTAGACCAGGTCGATATTATTGTCAGCGAGTGGATGGGCTACTGTCTTCTCTATGAGGCTATGCTTCCAAGTGTCTTGTATGCTCGAGACCGTTACCTGAAGCCTGATGGTATTCTCGCGCCCAGCTCTGCCACAATCTGGATTGCCCCCATCGCAGACCCCGAGTATGTTTCAGACCACATCTCTTTCTGGAGAGATGTTTACGGCTTTGATATGAAGACTATGCAAGAAGGCATTTACGAAGAGGCCCGTGTCGAGGCCATGCCACAAAGTTCTGTCTGTGGTGAACCCTACCCCTTCAAGGTGCTTGATCTCCATACCGTCAAGACCGAGGATCTTCAGTTCAGCGCCACGTGGTCGTCGAAACTCACCCGTGATGTCGAAAATGTTGACGGATTCCTCATTTGGTTCGACAACTTCTTCACGACATCCAGAAGCGACCCAGTGCCCCCTGCCGAGACAACACCAGAGACCTGGGACAAGAAAGACCATGGAGGCGTCGCGTTCACTACCGGCCCTTCTGGAACTGTCACACACTGGAAGCAgggccttcttctcgctcCTCCAGAGGCCAAATCATCTGCCAAGTCGCCCCAGAGTCTCTCCGGAGATATCGTTTTTGCGGCAGCTGATGACAATGCCCGAGCGCTGGTTCTCAGGGCTTCTTGGACAGATTCTGAGGGTGGTTCAAGGAAGCACTCATGGCAGCTGAAATAG
- a CDS encoding OPT oligopeptide transporter protein-domain-containing protein, with amino-acid sequence MYFGLQTGWVSIMSMPASLMGFGIFRLLAPHLRFPFSPVENVLLQSVACGMAIMPLGCGFVGVIPALNYLLAQDEQGPINLSTWQLIIWSLGLCYFGVVFAVPLRKQVIIRERLKFPSGFSTAVLISVLHGQGRQSTKDELDAAAKGGFASLVPRDEPLQPDAIGRAATDQEHQQSAGDDVSDKGDWAANIKLLLLCFGGSGLYTLATYFFPILRNLPIFGSAAAHTWLWTFNPSFAYIGQGIIMGTETTLHMLLGAVVGWGILSPLAKSRGWAPGDVDDWERGSKGWIIWISLAIMLADAIVSLAYVALRGIFTSQKVTGIMSSLRQRVQEHGVSGLWKNLSHDYSPLLSNETEPAQRRYGADGYAPIQDDDEEDAPPHQRIGPRMVAIGLLASIALCVLTIHFVFGDLVPLYATTIAVLMALVLSIMGVRALGETDLNPVSGISKLAQLFFAFIIPQTHKSSVLINLIAGAVSEAGALQAGDLMQDLKTGHLLGAAPKAQFWGQVIGASVGAVLSAFIYRVYTSVYMIPGDLFQVPTAYVWIFTARLVTGSGLPYRVKEWAIGTAVLFAVATITRTLAIGKRWRPLIPGGIAVAVGMYNVPSFTLARTVGGLFAWYWTHIARRTQTPLIILASVRILSSPCRNHPDPFRDSFLARVS; translated from the exons ATGTACTTTGGCTTGCAGACAGGATGGGTTTCCATCATGTCAATGCCTGCGAGTCTCATGGGCTTTGGTATTTTCAGGCTCCTTGCACCGCATCTGAGGTTTCCATTTTCTCCTGTTGAGAACGTATTGCTCCAGAGCGTAGCTTGTGGCATGGCTATTATGCCACTTGGATGCGGCTTCGTTGGTGTT ATCCCGGCATTGAACTATCTTTTGGCTCAAGATGAGCAAGGCCCGATCAATCTGAGTACCTGGCAGCTCATCATCTGGTCTTTGGGACTCTGCTACTTTGGCGTCGTCTTTGCTGTTCCCCT ACGTAAGCAAGTCATCATCCGAGAGCGCCTCAAATTTCCCAGTGGATTCAGTACGGCCGTACTGATCTCAGTATTGCACGGACAAGGTCGCCAATCGACAAAAGACGAGCTTGACGCTGCTGCTAAAGGCGGCTTTGCAAGCCTCGTTCCTCGTGACGAGCCTCTTCAACCAGACGCCATTGGCCGAGCTGCTACGGATCAGGAGCATCAACAGAGTGCTGGAGATGACGTGTCGGACAAAGGAGACTGGGCAGCCAATATCAAACTGTTACTTTTGTGCTTTGGCGGCTCTGGGCTTTATACTCTGGCGACATATTTTTTCCCTATACTGCGCAATTTGCCAATCTTTGGTTCTGCCGCAGCTCACACATGGCTCTGGACATTTAACCCCAGCTTTGCTTATATCGGCCAGGGAATCATCATGGGGACCGAAACGACGCTGCATATGCTTCTTGGTGCTGTAGTTGGCTGGGGAATCCTCAGTCCTCTGGCCAAATCTCGGGGATGGGCGCctggagatgttgatgattggGAACGTGGTAGCAAGGGATGGATCATTTGGATCTCGCTGGCTATTATGCTAGCGGATGCAATCGTCAGCCTTGCTTACGTTGCCCTCCGCGGAATCTTTACCAGCCAAAAGGTTACTGGGATTATGTCTTCCCTACGTCAGAGAGTACAGGAACATGGCGTCTCTGGCCTGTGGAAGAACCTGAGCCATGACTATTCACCACTCTTGAGTAACGAGACTGAGCCTGCTCAGAGGCGCTATGGAGCTGATGGATATGCCCCTatccaagatgatgatgaggaggatgctCCTCCGCACCAGCGCATTGGGCCCCGTATGGTAGCGATCGGCCTTCTTGCTTCGATAGCTCTGTGCGTCCTCACTATTCATTTTGTCTTTGGTGACCTTGTACCGCTCTATGCCACCACTATTGCTGTTCTCATGGCTCTAGTGTTAAGCATCATGGGAGTTAGGGCGCTGGGTGAGACGGATTTGAACCCCGTATCTGGCATTAGCAAACTTGCGCAGCTATTCTTTGCCTTTATCATCCCTCAGACTCACAAGTCCAGTGTCTTGATCAACCTGATCGCTGGTGCCGTA TCCGAAGCTGGTGCTTTACAAGCTGGCGATCTCATGCAGGACCTGAAAACTGGGCACTTACTGGGAGCAGCTCCGAAAGCCCAATTCTGGGGTCAAGTCATTGGAGCAAGCGTCGGTGCTGTTCTGAGTGCATTCATCTACCGTGTCTACACGAG CGTATATATGATTCCTGGTGATCTCTTCCAGGTACCAACCGCCTACGTCTGGATATTCACTGCAAGGCTTGTCACAGGTTCTGGGCTACCATATCGCGTCAAGGAATGGGCCATTGGAACTGCGGTTCTATTCGCAGTTGCCACTATCACCAGAACGCTCGCTATCGGTAAGAGATGGCGGCCTCTGATTCCTGGTGGCATTGCTGTCGCCGTTG GCATGTATAACGTCCCATCTTTCACGCTGGCTCGAACCGTTGGCGGTCTGTTTGCATGGTACTGGACTCATATCGCGCGACGGACGCAGACCCCTCTAATCATCCTTGCTTCAGTACGTATCTTGTCCAGTCCATGTCGAAACCATCCTGACCCCTTTAGGGATTCATTCTTGGCGAGGGTTTCCTGA